Proteins encoded in a region of the Labrus bergylta chromosome 9, fLabBer1.1, whole genome shotgun sequence genome:
- the lingo2 gene encoding leucine-rich repeat and immunoglobulin-like domain-containing nogo receptor-interacting protein 2, with amino-acid sequence MIDCMSKVMLHAVVSCWQPFLGLALVAVFVGSTLGCPSRCECSAQTKAVVCHRKRMPTIPDGVPTETRILDLSKNKLTMINPDDFINFPGLEELDLSGNIISYVEPGAFNALYTMHSLSLKSNRIKLIPLGVFTGLTNLTRLDISDNKIVILLDYMFQDLHNLKFLEVGDNDLVYLSHRAFSGLLSLEMLTLERCNLTVVPTEALSHLHNLVSLHLRYLSISTLHPYSFKKLFRLRHLEIDNWPSLDHVPANTLHGLNLTTLSITHTNLSSFPYQAMKHLPYLTHLNLSFNRIRHIEGGMLMELVRLQELHLVGAQLTAIEPYAFQGLRGLKVLNVSHNRLDTLEKGVFQSPEALEVLLIDNNPLVCDCRLMWILQKRHSIFFGESQPECSTPEGIRGRPFKEFKETLLSYYVTCTKPKIRENKTQTITVDEGQQAMLRCSAEGTPRPVVSWLSPRRRVLTSRNHGRVTVHNNGTLEIKSAEVQDSGVYLCLASNTAGNDTLMTSLAVKSLGMLYANRTQYYIDPSNTTANGTTGVTLGLDLKTILVSTAMGCFTFLGVVLFCFLLLFVWSRGKGKHKNNIDVEYVPRSKSNGTNVDSAEGQAGPRRFNMKMM; translated from the coding sequence ATGATCGACTGTATGAGCAAAGTCATGCTGCACGCGGTCGTCTCATGCTGGCAACCATTCCTGGGACTGGCCCTCGTGGCTGTCTTTGTGGGTTCCACCCTGGGATGTCCCTCCCGCTGCGAGTGTTCGGCGCAGACCAAGGCAGTCGTCTGTCACCGCAAGCGCATGCCCACCATCCCGGACGGCGTCCCGACGGAGACCAGGATCCTGGACCTGAGTAAGAACAAGCTGACAATGATCAACCCTGATGACTTTATTAACTTTCCTGGGCTCGAGGAACTTGACCTCAGTGGAAATATAATCAGTTATGTTGAACCTGGAGCTTTCAACGCCCTGTACACCATGCACTCGCTCAGTCTGAAGAGCAATCGCATCAAGCTCATTCCTCTGGGCGTCTTTACAGGCTTAACAAATCTGACCCGACTGGATATAAGTGACAACAAGATCGTTATCCTCCTGGATTACATGTTTCAGGACCTGCACAATCTAAAGTTTTTGGAAGTTGGAGACAATGATCTGGTTTATCTTTCTCACCGTGCGTTCAGTGGACTATTGAGCCTGGAGATGCTAACCTTAGAGAGGTGCAACCTCACAGTTGTACCCACTGAGGCCCTTTCCCACCTGCACAACCTGGTCAGCCTCCATCTACGATACCTCAGCATCAGCACTTTGCATCCCTACTCATTCAAAAAGTTGTTCCGGCTTCGGCACCTAGAAATCGATAATTGGCCTTCACTTGATCACGTGCCAGCCAACACCCTGCATGGCCTCAACCTGACCACCTTGTCTATAACCCACACTAACTTGTCCTCCTTCCCATACCAAGCCATGAAGCACCTGCCCTACCTGACACACCTCAACCTGTCCTTCAACCGCATCAGGCACATTGAAGGGGGTATGCTAATGGAACTAGTTCGGCTACAGGAGCTCCATCTGGTTGGAGCTCAGCTCACCGCCATTGAACCATACGCCTTTCAGGGTCTTCGGGGACTCAAAGTCCTCAATGTCTCTCACAACCGACTGGATACACTGGAGAAGGGTGTGTTTCAGTCTCCCGAGGCTCTGGAGGTTCTTCTGATTGACAACAACCCCCTGGTGTGCGACTGTCGTCTCATGTGGATCCTACAGAAAAGGCATTCCATCTTCTTTGGGGAGTCGCAGCCGGAGTGCAGCACACCTGAGGGTATTCGTGGTAGACCTTTTAAGGAGTTCAAGGAGACCCTCCTGTCTTACTACGTGACGTGCACAAAGCCAAAAATACGCGAGAATAAGACACAAACAATCACTGTGGATGAGGGCCAGCAGGCGATGTTGCGTTGCAGTGCTGAGGGGACACCGAGGCCTGTTGTGTCCTGGCTGTCACCTCGTCGAAGAGTCTTGACAAGTAGGAACCACGGTCGAGTTACTGTCCACAACAATGGCACACTGGAGATCAAGTCGGCAGAGGTACAAGACAGCGGAGTGTATCTTTGTCTTGCCTCCAACACTGCTGGGAACGACACCCTGATGACTTCACTGGCGGTTAAAAGTCTGGGAATGCTGTACGCCAACAGGACCCAGTACTACATAGATCCCAGTAATACCACTGCCAATGGGACGACTGGTGTGACCCTCGGTTTAGACCTAAAGACTATTTTAGTGTCAACAGCTATGGGTTGTTTCACCTTCCTGGGAGtggtcttgttttgtttcttgctCCTTTTCGTCTGGAGCAGAGGCAAAGGGaagcataaaaacaacataGATGTTGAATATGTGCCTCGGTCAAAGTCCAACGGCACTAATGTTGACTCTGCAGAGGGGCAAGCTGGACCCCGTCGTTTTAACATGAAAATGAtgtga